GTTTCATAGGTATTTATTCTGTTAAATGAATCAACCCGCAAGCGATTTCCTTTTCCATATGCCGTAGATGAAAGTCCGGGAAGCGTATTGCCGGTGATTCCTGCAGTCCAAATTAGAGTAGATGATTGAATTTCAACGTTATTATTAATAAACACTGTTTTTCCGTCGTAATTATTAACTGTTGCATCGGTAATAATTTTAACACCTGTTTTTTTAAGGAATTGTTTCGTCTTTTCTGACGAAATAACCGACATATTACCTAATATTTTTGAGGAGGCTTCGAGTAAATATATATTTATAGTATTGTTATTAAGCTCTTTAAAATCTTTTGGAATTACATATTTTTTCATTTCAGCAAGGGAACCCGCTATTTCGACACCTGTAGGTCCGCCACCTACCACGCAAATGGTAAGCAATCGTTGCTTTTCTTCTTCGTTTTGGCAACTCACGGCATCTTCAAAATTCTGTAAAATCTTATTTCTTAAATATAATGCCTCTGAAACCGATTTCATTGGAATCGCTTTTGTGCGTAAAGCATCCATTCCAAAGTAAGAAGTGTCTGCACCGCTTGCAATTACAAGATAATCATACCATATGGTTCCCAATGCGGAGAAAACGGTTTTTTGCTGCGGATCAATTTTGGTTACCTCTGTTATTCTGATAAATACATTATTATAATTCTGAAAGATTTTTCGCAGAGGGAATGAAATGGTGCTAGGCTCAATACCGGAAGCCGCCACTTGATAAAATAAAGGCTGAAACTGATGGTAATTATTTTTATCAATAATAATAACCTGAAAATATTTTTTATTAAGGTTTCTCGCTAATTTTAAGCCTGCAAATCCGCAGCCAATTATTACGATACGTTTTTTAAAAGTGGGAGGTATATTAACGTCCATCGTGGTTAATCATTTGAATTAGTGAAGATAAAGTGTTAACAACATGTGTACCTGACGAATGAAGTTTTTTTGCCGATTGATGTCCATAGGACACTAGAATACTTTTTATTCCTACAACTCTGGCAACTTCAAAATCATGTAAGGTATCGCCAATTAAACAAACTTCTTTGGGATTGGTTTGTAAAATTTTCAACAAATAATGCGCGTTTGCAGTTTTGCTTTCGGCATAATGATTTGTAATACCCAAAGTGTAAGAAAAATATTGCCGAATATTAAAATTATCAATGGAGGAATTGAGCTTTTCCTGGTGCATGGCAGAAAGTATTACCTGATTTAACCCAGCATTATGAAAATGGCAAAGTAACTTTTCTGCCTGGTCAGCAAGGCGGCATTGGGGTAAACCGGCAAGATAAAGTTCAATAAACTCAATAGCAACATCTTCCCATTTTTCTTTTGTAAAATTGTACCCGATTTTCTCGTAATAATCTCTTACCGGAAAGGTAAATACTTCTTTGTATTTTTTGAGAGAAAGAAGCGGGAGATTCCTTTTTCTTAGCATAGTATTCATGGATTGAATGCAGATACTTACGTCATTAAGCAAAGTCCCGTTCCAGTCCCAAATGAGAGTCGAAATGCCCATTTAATGTATATGTTTGTTTGTCAGAAGTATATTACGCCGTCCTAATTTTTTTCAAAAATAGGGAAATCTCTGTCCCGGAAAAAACATTGTTATTATCTTTGTCGGCATGAATATTAAATAATTTTATAAAAATGATACAACGCATTCAAACTGTTTATTTGGCTTTGGCAAGTATAGCTTTAATTATTTTGTTTTTTGTTCCCATAGCTTTTTTCGGAGGAACATTACAAAGTATTGTTAATCTTGAATTTTATATTTATCAGCTCAAAGATTTGGTGCCGGGAGCAACGCCATTATTCCCTTCATGGTTTGCACAACCATTGGCACTACTTGTGGGCATAATAATTCTTGTTAATTTAAAAAGTATATTTCTTTATAAGAACAGAACTAAGCAAATATCACACGTCAAAGTAAATATTTTTCTTACAATGTTACTTATTGTGGCAATTTTATTTGTGTATATTAATCTAATTGAACGCAAAGCAGGAGTAAAACCCGATTATCATGGTGCTTTAGGTATATATTTGCCGATCAGTGCATTAATATTAATTGTTTTGGCATACCGCTCGATTATGCGCGACGAAAAACTGGTGCGTTCTGCCGATAGGTTAAGATAGAATAGTGTTATCTTATTAAAAGTAATATTAAATTATTTTATATGCCTTCTGTTTAAATCTAAATAGCTAAATGCTAATAGAATTAAAGATAAGATAAAATACAAAACTCGTAGCGAAGTAAAAATACTTTCCTCTGCTATTTTTTTCCCGGGTTTAAATTGAAAAATTGAGGAAAATGGATATGTAAATGGGTCATATTCAAATACGTATTTAAACAACTTGGGATCGCTGATTAGCCGTGTTATCCCTAAAACCATAAGGATTCCTATAGGTAGAATTATTAAAATTATCCCTATTGCAATTGGTAATACCAGATTCTTCAACCGGAATGAAAGCCAGTGTTGAAAGACAACAATTAAAAAGCATGATAAATATGTACGAGTAAAAATTGTTAAAAAATGTTGAAAAGGAAGGCTGTTAAGTTTAAATGGTAAGCGGGATGATACAAAGTTTAAAATAAAGCCAGCTAAATATGCAAGAAGAATAAATAGAATAAATGTTATGAATAATAAAATAAATATTATTGAAATTTTACCAATAAACAAATTAAACCTACTGATTGGCTGAGCATAAATATGTTTTAGTGTGTTGGATTTATGCTCGTTGAAACAAATATAGCCTGTAATTAAAACAATATAAAAAGGAATAAAAAAAGATGCTGTATCATTTAAGTGCTTACAAAATGTAAGCCATGGATTATCTGGCAAATTGTTATCCCCGTATAAAAAAAGAGATATTAAAAATACCGTTCCTAATGGGTAGATCAGGGTAAGCCAAAGAACTACAGAACGTTTTATTTTGAGAAATTCGGTTTGTAAAACTCGGAGATACATAAAAATCTAATCAATATTTAAGTAATGTAAAAAAGAATCTTCAAGAGAGTTTGCAATAGGCTGTACAGAATAAACAGGAATATGATGTGTTGTTATGATTTCCAGTGCATTGGCTATGTCTTGCTTTGAATTGTATTGTAAAATTAAAAAATTATTGTCATTTTTTACAATAAATTTATTTTGCAATAGATTAAATGCTGATTGTATTTCAGAAGTCTCTATTATAACCTGTTGAACTTTATTCCTTTGCTTGATTAGAGTATCCATTGAGCCATGGAATACAATTTTTCCATTATTGATAATTCCAATATGAGAACAAATTCTTTCGATTTCACTTAAAATATGGCTGGAAATAAATATAGTAGTGCCATATATTTTATTTAAGTCAAAAAGAAGATTCCTGATTTCAATGATTCCTTTAGGATCGAGTCCATTAATAGGTTCATCAAGAATAAGTAATTCTGGTTGTGAAAGTAAAGCAGAAGCCAGACTTAACCGTTGCTTCATGCCAGTTGAGAACTGCCGTATTTTGCGGGATGCATCATTTGTAAGATTAACGGAATCGAGAACGTTATTTATTCTTTTGTAATCAATGTTTCGCAACAAGCAAGTGATTTTCAGATTTTCAATTGCGGTAAGATGATCATACAGAGAAGGAACTTCAACAATAGCAGAAGCATTACTTAAAATTTCTATTCTATGTTTATTTATATCTTTTCCAAACACAAAAATGCTATTATCTTTTATTCTTAATAAACCCATAATTGTTTTAATTGTAGTTGTTTTACCAGCTCCGTTGGGTCCTAAAAAACCAAAAATACTGTTGTAAGGGACCTGCAACGAAACATTTTGTAAAACAGGATGTTTCCCAAAATTAAAATTTAGGTTATTAATTTGAATAATATGTGGACTATTCATAATATTTAGATATAAACAATTACTGGTTAGCACCGAGAGGAAGGGTAAAAAAGAAAGTGCTCCCTTTGTCAACTTTACTTTTTACCCATATTTTGCCCGAATTACGTTCGACAAACTCTTTACATAGTATTAATCCTATTCCTGTCCCGGTTTCTCCCTGAGTGCCTATTGTTTTAACATCTTCGTCTATGCGAAACAATAAAGGCAAAACTTTTTCAGGAATACCCATGCCATTATCGCTGATTGCTACTTCAGTATCATTTGCATTTAACTTTGCTGAAATAATAATTTCACCACCGATATTGGTAAATTTTATCGCATTAGAAATTAGGTTTCTTATTATTGTAGAAGCCATATTTTTGTCCGAGTATACTAAAAAGTTTTGTGTAACATTGTTAATAAGATTGATATTCTTATTATGAGCAGAAAGAAAATGAATTTGTATAATTTCATTAATTAAATTTTTTAAATTAATTGTTTCCGGCTTAAATTCTGTTCTATTTGTTTGAATTCTTGCCCATTCGAGTAAATTTTCCAGTAAACGGAACGCTCCGTATGAAGATTGAAAAATATTTTTTGCAAAGTCTCTTTTTTCTTCATCTGTATAATCGTCATATGAGATATTTAATAGCTCAGAAAATCCCATTATACTATTAAAAGGACTTTTTAAATCGTGAGCAATTATTGAAAAAAATTTATCTTTTTCATTATTTATCTGTTTTAACACTTCAGCATTTTTTTCAATTTCAGCATTTTTTCTACTTATTTCTTCATTTAGTAATGTTAACAAATTATTTTTTTTACGAATTCTATATCTATTAAAAAGTACATAAAAAATAGCAATAAATAATAAAAATGTTATTATTATGATCATTATAAATTTTGTTTTTTCATATTTTATTATTTTACTTTGAATAATTTTATCCTGCTTTAAAATATGGTTTTCTCTTTCTTTTTTTTCTATTTCATAATTCGATTTTAGTGCTTGAAATTCATTTGAACTTCTTTCAACACCTATGGTATCTTTGTATGCATTAGTCAGTTGGTTATAATAATATGCTTTTTCAAATCTTCTTTTTTGTTTATAAGCTATGCTTAGTAAATGTGTTGAACCTTGAAGATATACTCTTATATTGGCTTTGTAAGCTCTTTCATAAGCTTCTTTTCCATATTTTTCAACCAGGTTCCATTGTTTTAAATCATTATATAAATAACCAATATTAATAAGAACATTGGTTGTATTTAAGCTATTTATTAATTTGCTTTTTTCTATTGCTTCTAATAAAAGTTGTTCGGCTTTTGTAAAATTTTTCCTATTTAGTTCAATACATCCAATAATATTCAAGTTGCTGGATATTAGTTCATAATTATTAATTTTTCTACTTATTTTTAAAGATATATTACTATAAAAAAGTGCTTTATCATGATTTATTAGTTCGTAATATGTGGAAGCCAGACGATTTGTAATATTTGCAAATATAGTATCATTCTTATATATATTATTAATTATTAATGCCTTATTTAGTAAGTTTATTGAAGATTTGTATTGCGTTATTGCCCTGTAAAATTCTCCGAGTAGGATATAGCAATTTAATAAACTACTGGTATCATTATATTTTTCTAATATTTTTAAAGCATTGATTAATGGTATGGAAGAGTAAATATAATTTCCAAGTTTTGTATTGATTTTGCCAATTAACATATAAGCATATGCTTTGCTTAATGGGTTTCCTAACCAATGAAATAATTTTTCTGCTCTTTGTGCATAATTTAACGAAAATGTAAGGCTGGAATCCATTGACCCCTCACTGATTTTTAAATAACGATTGGCTATTGTATTTAGTTCTTCTTTATTTTTATCAATATTTTTTCCATAGCAATAGTTTAAAGTATTAAATATAAGCAATATACTTAATAGTACCTTTTTAGTGGACATGCTAAAAATGTTTTTTAAAATCTGATTTAAATATACACATTTTTTAATAATCTATATTTGCATCTATGAATTTATTTGAAAATTGGAACGAATGTTTAATGTGCCCTAGAAAATGTAGGGTAAATCGTACAAACACCAAATCGGCAAATGGTTATTGTGCATGCGGAGATAAGCTGACGATTGCCAGCATCTGTATTCATAAAGGCGAAGAACCTGTTATTAGTGGCGCAACTGGGATATGTAATGTTTTTTTTGCGCATTGTAATTTGCAATGCGTATATTGTCAAAATTATCAAATTAGTAACAATTCAATTCCGGCAGAATCGTGGGAGATGGATTGGGAAGTTGCTATGCAAACAATTATCGGATTTCTGAATGCGGGTTGTCATGCTTTGGGTTTTGTGTCTCCTTCGCATTGTATCCCTCAGATGCTTAAAATGATAAATGAACTGCACTTAAGAAACAAAAAACCAA
This Lentimicrobiaceae bacterium DNA region includes the following protein-coding sequences:
- a CDS encoding NAD(P)/FAD-dependent oxidoreductase, yielding MDVNIPPTFKKRIVIIGCGFAGLKLARNLNKKYFQVIIIDKNNYHQFQPLFYQVAASGIEPSTISFPLRKIFQNYNNVFIRITEVTKIDPQQKTVFSALGTIWYDYLVIASGADTSYFGMDALRTKAIPMKSVSEALYLRNKILQNFEDAVSCQNEEEKQRLLTICVVGGGPTGVEIAGSLAEMKKYVIPKDFKELNNNTINIYLLEASSKILGNMSVISSEKTKQFLKKTGVKIITDATVNNYDGKTVFINNNVEIQSSTLIWTAGITGNTLPGLSSTAYGKGNRLRVDSFNRINTYETIFAIGDIALMQTPEFPNGHPQVAQVAIQQARLLAKNLENLIANKSLIPFVYHDFGSMATIGRNLAVVEIGKFRSQGLLAWFIWMFVHLMAIVGVKNRLLIFINWFWNYITYDQSLRLIIKTKNKE
- a CDS encoding HAD hydrolase-like protein, producing MGISTLIWDWNGTLLNDVSICIQSMNTMLRKRNLPLLSLKKYKEVFTFPVRDYYEKIGYNFTKEKWEDVAIEFIELYLAGLPQCRLADQAEKLLCHFHNAGLNQVILSAMHQEKLNSSIDNFNIRQYFSYTLGITNHYAESKTANAHYLLKILQTNPKEVCLIGDTLHDFEVARVVGIKSILVSYGHQSAKKLHSSGTHVVNTLSSLIQMINHDGR
- a CDS encoding DUF4293 domain-containing protein, with amino-acid sequence MIQRIQTVYLALASIALIILFFVPIAFFGGTLQSIVNLEFYIYQLKDLVPGATPLFPSWFAQPLALLVGIIILVNLKSIFLYKNRTKQISHVKVNIFLTMLLIVAILFVYINLIERKAGVKPDYHGALGIYLPISALILIVLAYRSIMRDEKLVRSADRLR
- a CDS encoding ATP-binding cassette domain-containing protein, which gives rise to MNSPHIIQINNLNFNFGKHPVLQNVSLQVPYNSIFGFLGPNGAGKTTTIKTIMGLLRIKDNSIFVFGKDINKHRIEILSNASAIVEVPSLYDHLTAIENLKITCLLRNIDYKRINNVLDSVNLTNDASRKIRQFSTGMKQRLSLASALLSQPELLILDEPINGLDPKGIIEIRNLLFDLNKIYGTTIFISSHILSEIERICSHIGIINNGKIVFHGSMDTLIKQRNKVQQVIIETSEIQSAFNLLQNKFIVKNDNNFLILQYNSKQDIANALEIITTHHIPVYSVQPIANSLEDSFLHYLNID
- a CDS encoding tetratricopeptide repeat-containing sensor histidine kinase; the protein is MSTKKVLLSILLIFNTLNYCYGKNIDKNKEELNTIANRYLKISEGSMDSSLTFSLNYAQRAEKLFHWLGNPLSKAYAYMLIGKINTKLGNYIYSSIPLINALKILEKYNDTSSLLNCYILLGEFYRAITQYKSSINLLNKALIINNIYKNDTIFANITNRLASTYYELINHDKALFYSNISLKISRKINNYELISSNLNIIGCIELNRKNFTKAEQLLLEAIEKSKLINSLNTTNVLINIGYLYNDLKQWNLVEKYGKEAYERAYKANIRVYLQGSTHLLSIAYKQKRRFEKAYYYNQLTNAYKDTIGVERSSNEFQALKSNYEIEKKERENHILKQDKIIQSKIIKYEKTKFIMIIIITFLLFIAIFYVLFNRYRIRKKNNLLTLLNEEISRKNAEIEKNAEVLKQINNEKDKFFSIIAHDLKSPFNSIMGFSELLNISYDDYTDEEKRDFAKNIFQSSYGAFRLLENLLEWARIQTNRTEFKPETINLKNLINEIIQIHFLSAHNKNINLINNVTQNFLVYSDKNMASTIIRNLISNAIKFTNIGGEIIISAKLNANDTEVAISDNGMGIPEKVLPLLFRIDEDVKTIGTQGETGTGIGLILCKEFVERNSGKIWVKSKVDKGSTFFFTLPLGANQ